The Pochonia chlamydosporia 170 chromosome 1, whole genome shotgun sequence genome window below encodes:
- a CDS encoding pyrimidine precursor biosynthesis enzyme THI11 (similar to Aspergillus terreus NIH2624 XP_001217835.1), translated as MSTDKITFLTNWHATPYHAPLYLAQAKGYFKEEGIKVALLEPNDPSDVTEIIGTGKVDLGFKAMIHTLAAKARNFPVLSIGSLLDEPFTGVVYLKESGITTDFRSLKGKRIGYVGEFGKIQIDELTSHYGLTPDDYTAIRCGMNVSKAIIDGDIDAGIGLENVQMVELEEWLASQGRDKSDVQMLRIDELAELGCCCFCSILYIGNEKFIAENPDKVRAFMRAVKKATDFVLADPHRAWKEYVDFKPVMNSQLNWKIFERSYAYFSQDLKNVERDWSKVTKYGQRLGVLSPDFKPNYTNEFLGWGLEPDSSDPTGDQKRMVELQRNVACCGGFHRLPLTAKA; from the exons ATGTCTACGGATAAGATTACCTTCCTTACCAACTG GCACGCTACGCCTTACCACGCTCCTCTTTACCTTGCCCAGGCGAAGGGATACTTCAAGGAAGAGGGTATCAAGGTCGCTCTCTTGGAGCCAAATGATCCCAGC GATGTTACCGAAATCATCGGCACTGGCAAAGTTGACCTTGGCTTCAAAGCCATGATTCACACCCTCGCT GCCAAGGCACGCAACTTTCCCGTCCTCTCCATCGGCAGTCTCCTAGACGAACCCTTCACCGGCGTAGTCTACCTCAAAGAATccggcatcaccaccgacTTCCGCTCCCTCAAGGGCAAACGCATCGGCTACGTCGGCGAGTTTGGCAAGATCCAAATCGACGAGCTCACCTCGCACTACGGCCTCACGCCCGACGACTACACCGCCATCCGCTGCGGCATGAACGTctccaaggccatcatcgACGGCGACATCGACGCCGGCATCGGCCTGGAGAATGTGCAAATGGTCGAACTGGAGGAGTGGCTCGCCAGCCAGGGCCGCGACAAGTCCGACGTGCAGATGCTGCGCATCGACGAGCTCGCCGAGCTgggatgctgctgcttctgctccaTCCTCTACATCGGCAACGAGAAGTTCATCGCCGAGAACCCCGACAAGGTCCGCGCCTTCATGCGCGCCGTCAAAAAGGCCACTGATTTCGTGCTCGCCGACCCGCACCGCGCGTGGAAGGAGTACGTCGACTTCAAGCCCGTCATGAACTCCCAGCTCAACTGGAAGATTTTCGAGCGCAGCTACGCCTACTTCTCGCAGGATTTGAAGAATGTCGAGCGCGACTGGAGCAAGGTCACCAAGTATGGGCAGCGACTTGGCGTTTTGAGCCCCGACTTCAAGCCCAACTATACGAATGAGTTTCTGGGCTGGGGCCTCGAGCCGGACTCGTCTGATCCGACTGGCGATCAGAAGCGCATGGTTGAACTGCAGCGCAATGTTGCTTGCTGCGGTGGCTTCCATCGCCTTCCTCTCACTGCCAAGGCTTAA
- a CDS encoding NAD binding Rossmann fold oxidoreductase (similar to Neosartorya fischeri NRRL 181 XP_001260506.1) → MTPTKLKVGVAGLGRMGKRHALNFFQSVPRAELVAVSTPDAEEREWAKEHLGPSGIGIYEHYDDMLKHNGLEAICVASATAVHAAQAIAAIEAGKHVLCEKPLATSAEVSQTVVDAAARRPDLKVMCGFSRRFDDSYRDAYSKMKAGLIGRPSVFRSQTCDMLDPSGFFVAYAQFSGGIFVDCSIHDIDLALWFFGEDGESKVKSVSAVGITAVEPDLRKYNDRDNAVGLIEFVDGRIVYLYCSRMMAAGQEDTTEIIGTKGKIGVNTIPTANLVRVYEPNGIRHEVPKTYWDRFKNAFNTEANEFTACCLDDTEVPVKLATAVAAVKIGAALQESMVSGDKIWFNKEGERVERSRL, encoded by the exons ATGACGCCTACAAAACTCAAGGTTGGTGTCGCCGGTCTCGGACGCATGGGCAAGCGACATGCACTCAATTTCTTCCAATCCGTGCCCCGTGCAGAGCTCGTTGCCGTCTCTACACCAGATGCAGAAGAGCGGGAATGGGCCAAGGAACACCTGGGACCTTCTGGAATTGGAATCTATGAGCATTACGATGACATGCTAAAGCACAATGGGTTGGAGGCCATCTGCGTTGCCTCCGCCACCGCAGTTCATGCCGCACAGGCgattgctgccattgaggCCGGCAAGCATGTTCTATGCGAGAAACCACTGGCTACGTCTGCTGAAGTG TCGCAAAcggttgttgatgctgccgCCCGTCGACCAGACCTCAAAGTCATGTGTGGCTTCTCCAGACGCTTCGACGACAGCTACCGCGATGCGTATTCCAAGATGAAGGCCGGACTCATTGGTCGACCTTCAGTTTTCCGAAGCCAGACCTGCGACATGCTTGATCCCTCTGGATTTTTTGTCGCCTACGCTCAGTTTAGCGGTGGCATTTTTGTCGACTGCTCCATTCACGATATCGACTTGGCGCTATGGttctttggagaagacggcgaaagcaaggtcaagtcGGTTAGTGCCGTTGGCATCACGGCCGTGGAGCCAGATCTGCGCAAGTACAACGACCGTGATAACGCCGTCGGTCTGATTGAATTCGTCGACGGCCGAATCGTCTACCTATACTGCTCCAGAATGATGGCTGCCGGCCAAGAAGACACTACCGAAATAATTGGCACCAAGGGCAAAATTGGTGTCAACACGATCCCTACTGCAAACCTGGTCCGCGTCTACGAACCTAATGGCATTAGGCATGAAGTTCCCAAGACCTACTGGGATCGATTCAAGAATGCTTTCAACACTGAGGCTAACGAGTTTACTGCTTGCTGCCTCGATGACACGGAGGTGCCGGTGAAGTTGGCAACTGCCGTGGCAGCCGTCAAGATTGGAGCAGCTTTGCAAGAGTCTATGGTTTCGGGCGATAAGATCTGGTTCAACAAGGAGGGAGAGCGTGTTGAGAGATCTCGGCTGTAA
- a CDS encoding carboxylesterase hlo (similar to Aspergillus oryzae RIB40 XP_001825095.1) — MKALLSLSLFSLSCLSAPHHERPSRPTATIDSGVIIGTAVVEPSSKATVHKYLGIPFASPPQRFSPPKKPEPWNTSYDASNYKPSCIQKFNYPEEKRKRLMAWFNEPPSPAAESEDCLNLNVYAPASTGRRLKPVLFWLYGGSFDFGTASLPVYDGTSFAGNQDVVVVTPNYRTNVFGFPGSPDMKASDKNLGWLDQRLALDWVQRNIAALGGDPKQVTIAGESAGAGSVDVLVTTPPNPLPFRGAIMQSGQGSILAPSSDSARSWIALADKMGCPKNDTLDCLRAIPAAEIKNVIERGNLYFGPAHDDGTTWAAWPRRARLASTASNSSIARVPVLIGSNSGEGLTFVWGQNDTRKYIQGAIPGSTDKIVDSILGLYPLGSDGISNSFEQIAMFNTEMAMQCPTKTLADDNKKVGIKTWRYYFDASFPNTEIFCNSSAWHSSEIGLVFGTYPKKGATKFQAELSRRMQNAWARFIKDPSRGPGWETAPMLGVIGSGVRGNDWKPATRPIRTVNASIVDLRCKLFGDLYDKLTGVKN; from the exons aTGAAAGCTCTCTTATCACTTTCTCTATTCTCCCTCAGTTGTCTTTCAGCACCTCATCATGAAAGACCGTCCCGACCTACCGCCACCATCGACTCCGGCGTCATAATCGGGACAGCAGTAGTTGAACCATCATCCAAGGCAACAGTTCACAAATATCTCGGCATTCCGTTTGCCAGTCCACCGCAGCGCTTCAGCCCTCCGAAGAAACCTGAGCCGTGGAACACGTCATACGATGCATCCAACTACAAGCCCTCGTGCATTCAAAAGTTTAACTATCCTGAAGAAAAGCGTAAGCGACTAATGGCATGGTTCAACGAACccccatcaccagcagccgAGAGCGAAGACTGCCTAAACCTGAATGTTTACGCTCCCGCATCGACTGGTAGAAGACTCAAGCCAGTTCTATTCTGGCTATATGGAGGATCATTCGACTTTGGCACAGCATCTCTTCCGGTGTACGATGGGACAAGTTTCGCAGGCAATCAGGACGTCGTTGTCGTGACGCCGAACTATCGTACGAATGTGTTCGGGTTTCCGGGATCCCCTGACATGAAGGCATCTGATAAGAACCTGGG ATGGCTAGACCAACGACTTGCCTTGGATTGGGTGCAACGCAACATTGCAGCCCTTGGCGGCGACCCAAAACAAGTGACTATTGCAGGAGAGAGCGCTGGAGCTGGAAGTGTCGACGTTCTCGTCACGACGCCCCCGAATCCCCTGCCTTTCCGCGGTGCCAtcatgcagtctggtcaggGCTCTATATTGGCGCCAAGCAGCGACTCTGCTAGATCGTGGATAGCCTTGGCAGACAAGATGGGCTGTCCGAAAAATGACACCTTAGACTGTCTCCGTGCAATCCCAGCAGCGGAGATTAAGAACGTCATCGAGCGTGGGAATCTTTATTTCGGCCCTGCCCACGACGATGGCACAACCTGGGCTGCATGGCCTCGCAGAGCAAGACTCGCTTCCACTGCGTCAAATTCAAGCATTGCGAGAGTACCCGTGTTGATTGGATCAAACTCTGGTGAGGGACTCACTTTTGTATGGGGGCAAAATGATACGAGAAAGTATATCCAGGGTGCAATACCAGGAAGTACTGACAAAATCGTCGACTCTATTCTCGGGCTATATCCCTTGGGGTCAGATGGGATATCCAACAGTTTTGAGCAAATAGCCATGTTCAATACTGAAATGGCGATGCAGTGTCCAACCAAGACCTTGGCCGACGACAATAAGAAAGTCGGCATCAAGACTTGGCGGTACTACTTTGACGCGAGTTTCCCCAACACAGAAATCTTCTGCAATAGCAGTGCTTGGCATTCGTCGGAAATTGGTCTCGTTTTCGGCACATACCCTAAGAAGGGGGCCACAAAGTTTCAAGCTGAACTCAGTAGGAGAATGCAAAATGCTTGGGCAAGGTTTATCAAGGATCCAAGTAGAGGGCCTGGGTGGGAGACAGCACCAATGCTTGGAGTGATTGGGAGTGGTGTAAGAGGTAATGATTGGAAGCCAGCAACGAGGCCAATACGGACGGTGAATGCTAGTATCGTGGACTTGCGGTGTAAGTTGTTTGGTGATTTGTATGACAAGCTGACGGGGGTCAAGAATTGA
- a CDS encoding Na/K ATPase alpha 1 subunit (similar to Neosartorya fischeri NRRL 181 XP_001261377.1), with amino-acid sequence MPTEKPADSQAADRIRWRDEEEGHGRRRSRSRPGLSRANSTDSLAIRSIHGRATVDPAVTLPIQYRTVSFQIEESKGKERAELERASEVAAKDLSDLQWHTITAAQVTERLVTSGRDGLSETQAKRRLEEYGKNAPSPPKTNRILTIIGYFFKGFGGVLLVGSILVFVSWKPLGNPPQLANLALAIVLLAVFFIQAAFTMFQDWSTSRVMSSIKDMLPEQCNVTRDGQLVHIQAEDLVPGDLVTVKAGNKLPADLRFIEVSSDLKLDRSVLTGESRPIAGTVDHTDVNYLETQNIGLQGTHCIIGSAVGLVVATGDRTVFGRIATLTNEPKTQMTTLEREVLYFVGFICAIMFTMIIAVVIIWAAWLRRDHPDFINVPSLIVSCVSVAVAFIPEGLPIAITAGLTITANLMRKNKVLCKSLKTVETLGSVSVICSDKTGTLTQGKMAVTDCSVGSKNLTMEQLRETMRAGNVNEKSDPSKTFGQLAALGALCNGAEMDASQTEVPVEQRNVFGDATDTAVLKFSEAVAQGNIAYFRSCWQRVFELAFNSKNKFMIRCFTISRPEALDRTLPADDASQFENKDLLLTIKGAPDVLIERCSYYLAPTGEVLELTLEAKATFEHIKNMYSSQGKRCILLARKLVKSGRIEDTADYEPSVMEESKGGLVLVGFVAIVDPLRPEIREVVSTLRGASIRIAMVTGDFALTALAIAREAGIITCLHVDGVSRLERSAATEFASSSDDTEDEKMVAGKRGALVISGPELTTLTDHQWTILTEYDEVVFARTTPEQKLRIVREYQKQNVVAMTGDGVNDAPSLKAADVGISMGSGSDIAMEAADMVLLDSFSSVVVAVQYGRVVFDNLKKVIAYLLPAGSFSEFWPVMTSVVFGLPQILSSFLMIIICCFTDCAAATVLSYEKPEADVLLRRPRNVKKDRLVNWQLIFQAYGIIGVLETLASFAMSYWYLERQGIAFKDLWFSFGQLPPNVTQEYYNQKLNEASSIYFVTLVVMQWFNLMATRTRRLSIFQHPPLFNKATQNWYLFPAIVFALVMAVIWLYPPSLQPIIQTAGVPVEHWFLPFTFGLFIILLDEGRRFWVRRWPDGIVGKMAW; translated from the exons ATGCCGACTGAAAAACCTGCGGATTCGCAGGCGGCGGATCGAATTCGCTGGagagacgaggaagaaggccatGGCCGCCGTAGGAGTCGTTCTAGACCTGGACTTAGTCGTGCCAACTCTACCGATTCTCTCGCCATACGGAGCATTCATGGCAGAGCCACAGTTGATCCTGCCGTTACTTTGCCTATTCAGTACCGCACTGT TTCGTTCCAAATAGAGGAATCAAAGGGCAAGGAACGAGCAGAGTTGGAACGGGCCAGCGAAGTTGCAGCCAAGG ACCTTAGCGACCTTCAATGGCACACGATAACGGCTGCACAAGTCACCGAGCGGCTCGTAACTTCCGGACGGGACGGTTTATCAGAGACCCAGGCCAAAAGAAGACTTGAAGAATATGGCAAAAACGCGCCATCACCACCTAAAACAAATCGAATACTGACGATTATCGGATACTTTTTCAAAGGATTTGGAGGCGTTTTGCTTGTTGGCAGTATTCTAGTCTTTGTATCATGGAAGCCTCTTGGGAATCCGCCCCAGCTCGCCAACTTG GCACTGGCAATTGTTCTTTTGGCGGTTTTCTTTATTCAAGCTGCCTTCACCATGTTCCAGGATTGGTCAACATCACGCGTCATGTCCTCGATCAAAGATATGCTCCCTGAGCAGTGCAATGTAACAAGAGATGGACAATTGGTTCACATCCAGGCTGAAGATCTTGTTCCGGGAGATCTGGTTACCGTCAAGGCCGGAAACAAGCTCCCTGCTGACCTGCGCTTTATCGAAGTGTCGTCTGACCTGAAACTGGACCGGTCCGTTCTGACTGGAGAATCGCGTCCCATTGCGGGAACGGTTGATCACACGGATGTCAACTATTTGGAAACTCAGAACATTGGTCTGCAAGGAACCCACTGCATTATTGGATCGGCTGTTGGCCTTGTTGTGGCGACGGGCGACCGAACCGTCTTTGGTCGCATTGCGACTTTGACGAACGAGCCAAAGACTCAGATGACAACACTTGAGAGGGAGGTTTTATACTTTGTGGGCTTCATTTGCGCAATCATGTTCACCATGATCATTGCTGTTGTCATTATTTG GGCCGCGTGGCTACGACGAGATCATCCTGATTTCATCAACGTGCCGTCCCTGATTGTCAGCTGCGTCAGTGTTGCTGTGGCATTCATCCCAGAAGGGCTCCCTATTGCTATCACGGCTGGGTTGACCATCACCGCCAACTTGATGAGAAAGAACAAGGTCCTTTGCAAGTCACTGAAGACTGTAGAAACCCTTGGCTCTGTTTCCGTTATTTGCTCTGACAAGACCGGAACCCTGACTCAG GGCAAAATGGCGGTAACGGATTGCTCGGTCGGGTCGAAAAACCTCACAATGGAGCAACTGCGCGAAACCATGAGAgctggcaatgtcaatgagAAATCGGATCCCTCCAAAACATTTGGACAGCTCGCCGCTCTAGGTGCCTTGTGTAATGGGGCGGAAATGGACGCTTCCCAAACGGAGGTCCCCGTTGAACAAAGGAATGTCTTTGGCGACGCAACTGATACTGCAGTGTTGAAGTTCTCAGAGGCTGTGGCTCAGGGGAACATTGCGTATTTCCGATCATGCTGGCAACGAGTCTTCGAACTGGcattcaacagcaagaacaagTTTATGATTCGATGCTTCACTATTAGCAGACCTGAGGCGTTGGATCGGACACTAcctgctgatgatgccagcCAGTTCGAGAACAAGGACCT ACTGTTGACCATTAAAGGCGCCCCGGATGTCCTCATCGAACGATGTTCATACTACCTGGCGCCTACAGGAGAAGTGCTTGAGCTTACCTTGGAGGCCAAGGCTACATTTGAGCACATCAAGAACATGTATTCTTCGCAAGGGAAGCGCTGCATCTTGTTGGCGCGAAAACTCGTCAAGAGTGGTAGAATTGAAGATACTGCAGACTACGAGCCGTCGGTTATGGAGGAGTCAAAGGGTGGACTGGTTCTCGTTGGATTTGTGGCGATTGTCGACCCCTTGCGACCAGAAATCCGGGAAGTTGTTTCCACACTCCGCGGTGCCAGTATCAGAATTGCCATG GTTACTGGTGATTTTGCATTGACAGCACTGGCCATTGCACGAGAAGCTGGCATCATTACATGCCTCCACGTCGACGGCGTATCCCGCCTCGAGAGATCTGCAGCGACAGAATTTGCGTCCAGCTCTGACGACACCGAAGATGAAAAGATGGTTGCTGGCAAGCGAGGGGCCCTAGTCATCAGTGGTCCTGAGCTGACAACACTGACCGACCACCAGTGGACTATTCTGACAGAATATGACGAGGTGGTGTTCGCCAGAACTACGCCGGAGCAGAAACTGCGTATTGTCCGGGAGTACCAGAAGCAAAACGTCGTTGCCATGACTGGCGACGGTGTAAATGACGCGCCATCTCTTAAAGCAGCTGATGTTGGTATTTCGATGGGCAGTGGATCTGATATTGCTATGGAAGCAGCCGACATGGTGTTGCTCGACTCGTTTTCCTCGGTTGTGGTGGCGGTTCAGTACGGGCGAGTGGTGTTTGACAATTTGAAAAAG GTTATCGCATATCTGCTCCCTGCGGGTAGTTTCTCGGAATTCTGGCCGGTCATGACATCCGTCGTGTTTGGCCTGCCGCAGATTTTGTCCTCTTTCCTCATGATTATCATTTG CTGTTTTACCGATTGTGCAGCCGCAACTGTTCTTTCATACGAAAAGCCCGAAGCGGACGTTCTCCTCCGACGACCGAGAAACGTCAAGAAAGACCGCCTAGTCAATTGGCAGTTAATATTTCAAGCTTACGGAATCATCGGTGTCCTCGAGACGCTTGCTTCCTTCGCCATGTCATACTGGTACTTGGAACGACAGGGCATTGCCTTCAAAGACCTGTGGTTCAGCTTCGGCCAGCTGCCCCCAAACGTTACTCAAGAATACTACAACCAAAAGCTGAACGAGGCGTCATCCATTTACTTTGtgaccttggtggtgatgcagtGGTTCAACCTCATGGCCACTAGAACACGGAGACTCAGCATCTTTCAGCATCCTCCCTTGTTCAACAAGGCGACGCAGAACTGGTATCTATTCCCTGCCATTGTGTTTGCCTTGGTCATGGCGGTGATTTGGCTGTACCCTCCTTCGCTGCAGCCTATCATCCAGACGGCGGGTGTTCCTGTGGAGCATTGGTTTTTGCCGTTTACGTTTGGTCTTTTTATCATTTTGCTTGATGAGGGTAGGCGGTTCTGGGTTAGGCGTTGGCCGGATGGTATTGTTGGCAAGATGGCGTGGTAG
- a CDS encoding H/K ATPase alpha subunit (similar to Metarhizium acridum CQMa 102 XP_007807903.1) produces MPGVPSSRSCEGCRKVKKKCDQGKPSCSRCVRLNIRCIGSGRQRYKFQDESTAFAIVNSQVSRRSPPTGPVEFGPIITVPSNKITITAGSLGSVLAVTDPRYDIFSFGLFMQELPQRLGYSAALDASAAAFVGALKDLRTKQPSANTIKKYVGALNAVQKSLSDENTAYSAETLCAIFLVMAAQPWLSMKGDRHPSHGLGMSQLLKILVDKQPQDEFMRTLISSVSVVVILENIFNPAIELEPWIHKVHTLSSKEDEEAALKLGLNFRSVDMRWLSKIPDLIWNPKENSETIKTYYEMIRADYPGIKAFGDNAIEAKCIGPPTSLPLKLVRAQTHYQAAQCIILTIAITLNAFMSKHFGPDDLLATERYTFCADVIQLSERARHRRPLAAAHVPLCLITAWLASQDPVQQIQLELLMDDYEQDYNLIDLVRNSTQIEEEGKTGIIRKLPCFPMNILGGQIETGMGTGVKGGPEAYCAEYCNIL; encoded by the exons ATGCCTGGAGTTCCATCGTCGCGAAGCTGTGAAGGCTGTCGCAAAGTGAAGAAAAAG TGCGACCAAGGCAAGCCCTCATGTTCCCGCTGCGTGCGCCTCAACATTCGATGCATTGGATCCGGACGCCAGCGATACAAGTTTCAAGATGAATCTACCGCAttcgccatcgtcaacagccAAGTCAGCAGACGTTCACCTCCCACCGGCCCCGTAGAGTTCGgtcccatcatcaccgtccCAAGCAACAAGATCACCATCACCGCAGGATCACTTGGCTCAGTTTTGGCCGTGACGGACCCTCGCTACgacatcttcagcttcgGATTATTCATGCAAGAGCTCCCTCAGCGTCTGGGTTACAGCGCAGCACTGGATGCCTCCGCTGCGGCCTTTGTCGGCGCCCTCAAAGACCTGCGCACCAAGCAACCGTCGGCGAATACCATCAAGAAGTACGTGGGGGCTCTCAATGCAGTGCAAAAGAGCTTGAGTGACGAGAACACGGCGTACTCGGCCGAGACGTTGTGCGCGATATTCCTCGTCATGGCTGCGCAGCCGTGGTTGTCGATGAAGGGCGACCGACATCCCAGCCATGGCTTGGGCATGTCACAATTGCTCAAGATTCTGGTCGATAAGCAGCCGCAGGATGAATTTATGCGAACGCTCATCAGTTCCGTTAGTGTCGTGGTG ATTCTCGAAAATATATTCAATCCGGCGATTGAGTTGGAGCCATGGATACACAAGGTACACACCCTATCGTccaaggaagacgaagaggcaGCGTTAAAGCTGGGTCTCAACTTCCGCTCCGTGGACATGAGATGGCTCTCCAAAATCCCCGACCTCATATGGAACCCCAAGGAAAACAGCGAGACCATCAAAACATACTACGAAATGATACGAGCCGACTATCCTGGGATAAAGGCATTCGGCGACAACGCCATCGAAGCAAAATGCATTGGGCCGCCGACGTCTCTGCCTCTCAAACTTGTGCGCGCCCAGACTCACTACCAAGCCGCGCAGtgcatcatcctcaccatcgccatcacgTTGAACGCCTTTATGAGTAAACACTTTGGCCCTGATGATCTGCTAGCCACGGAGAGGTACACATTCTGCGCCGACGTCATCCAGCTATCAGAGAGGGCTAGACATCGACGGCCGCTGGCTGCCGCTCATGTTCCGCTCTGCCTCATCACGGCGTGGCTGGCCTCGCAGGATCCCGTTCAACAGATACAGCTGGAACTGCTGATGGACGATTACGAGCAGGATTATAACCTTATCGATTTGGTTCGAAATTCGACGCagattgaggaggagggtaAGACGGGGATTATTCGTAAACTTCCGTGTTTTCCGATGAATATTCTTGGGGGACAGATTGAGACGGGAATGGGGACGGGGGTCAAGGGTGGTCCTGAGGCTTATTGCGCAGAGTATTGTAATATTCTATAA
- a CDS encoding MFS monosaccharide transporter (similar to Neosartorya fischeri NRRL 181 XP_001260143.1), whose amino-acid sequence MSKAVLDSPKAEHQEADVVPNLSTEPYGPPGFRGIAASRYVALCASFSAIGGLLFGYDQGVISVILVMDEFLGRFSEVSDTAPGAGFKKGLMTAILTLGAFIGALNQGWIADMYSRKYSIMIAVGIFTVGSALQTASVDYAMLVTARLIGGVGIGMLSMVVPLYISEISPPEIRGTLLVLEELSIVLGIVISFWITYGTQYINSHWSWQLPFLIQIIPGLLLGFGAILLPFSPRWLASKGRDEEALINLAKLRCLPMTDPRVQREWMEIITESKFQKGILAERHPTLVKGGVSNKLKLEFSAWLDCFRRGCWRRTHVGAGLMFFQQFVGINALIYYSPTLFGTMGLDHNMQLIMSGVLNVTQLIGVISSLWTLDRYGRRKILMYGSVGMFVSHFVIAILVGKFSNNWPAHKGQGWTSVAFLLFYMLAFGASWGPVPWAMPAEIFPSSLRAKGVSISTCSNWLNNFIVGLITPPLVQNTGFGAYVFFAVFCFLSFLWTFYFAPETNGKTLEQMDDVFRDHSSSEEMEQKNRLMAETIRERTNGSVTT is encoded by the exons ATGTCTAAAGCTGTGTTGGACTCTCCCAAGGCCGAACATCAAGAGGCTGATGTCGTGCCAAATCTATCGACGGAGCCTTATGGACCACCTG GTTTCCGTGGTATTGCAGCTTCCCGTTATGTTGCCCTCTGTGCGTCCTTCAGTGCCATCGGCGGCCTTCTGTTCGGATATGA CCAAGGTGTTATTTCAGTCATCCTGGTCATGGATGAGTTTCTCGGACGATTTAGCGAAGTCTCAGATACAGCCCCAGGGGCTGGGTTCAAAAAAGGGCTGATGACAGCCATCTTGACGCTTGGAGCATTCATTG GAGCGTTGAATCAAGGTTGGATTGCAGACATGTACTCGCGAAAGTATTCCATCATGATCGCCGTCGGCATCTTCACAGTTGGCTCCGCGCTTCAAACAGCCTCTGTCGACTATGCTATGCTCGTGACAGCCCGCCTAATTGGTGGCGTTGGAATCGGAAT GCTGAGCATGGTTGTACCTCTATACATCTCAGAAATATCGCCTCCAGAAATCCGCGGCACGTTGCTCGTACTCGAAGAGCTGAGCATCGTGCTCGGAATCGTCATTTCCTTCTGGATCACGTACGGTACCCAGTACATCAATTCGCATTGGTCGTGGCAGCTTCCCTTCTTGATTCAGATTATTCCTGGGCTGCTCCTCGGATTTGGCGCAATTCTTCTCCCCTTTTCTCCAAGATGGCTAGCATCCAAGGGACGAGACGAAGAAGCACTTATAAATTTGGCCAAATTGCGATGTCTACCCATGACGGACCCTCGAGTTCAGCGTGAATGGATGGAGATTATCACCGAATCCAAATTCCAAAAGGGCATTCTTGCTGAGCGTCACCCTACTCTTGTCAAAGGTGGCGTTAGTAACAAGCTCAAGTTGGAGTTTTCAGCATGGCTGGACTGCTTCAGGAGGGGTTGCTGGAGGAGAACTCACGTCGGTGCAGGACTCATGTTCTTCCAACAG TTCGTTGGTATCAATGCCCTGATTTATTATTCGCCGACCCTCTTCGGAACCATGGGACTCGACCACAACATGCAGCTCATCATGTCCGGTGTTCTCAACGTCACACAACTTATTGGTGTAATATCCAGTTTGTGGACTTTGGATAGATACGGCCGGCGAAAGATTCTCATGTACGGGAGCGTAGGCATGTTTGTATCGCactttgtcattgccatACTCGTGGGCAAGTTTTCGAACAACTGGCCGGCTCACAAGGGACAAGGCTGGACAAGTGTTgcctttcttctcttctacaTGCTCGCTTTCGGGGCTAGCTGGGGTCCCGTTCCTTGGGCCATGCCAGCTGAGATCTTTCCATCCTCGCTCCGTGCCAAGGGTGTTTCGATTTCGACGTGCTCAA ATTGGTTGAACAATTTTATAGTC GGCTTGATCACACCTCCTCTGGTACAGAATACCGGATTTGGAGCGTATGTGTTCTTCGCAGTCTTTTGTTTCCTGTCCTTTTTGTGGACTTTCTACTTTGCTCCCGAGACCAACGGTAAGACCTTGGAGCAGATGGATGACGTGTTTAGGGACCACAGCAGCTctgaggagatggagcagAAGAATCGGCTGATGGCTGAGACTATTCGTGAGCGAACAAATGGAAGCGTCACGACATAG